The proteins below come from a single Pseudarthrobacter sp. SSS035 genomic window:
- a CDS encoding site-specific integrase yields the protein MSSGSRFRVEAVAPNSELDLLRAALRPDFLAAVGWKADEQILAPPQNHPLLGIRQCARKECSTSVATPGHDLCPACRREFRSGHLPIEKFLNTTSGRPVRGERFCRVSECPRPAFKRLGLCSAHDFRFLQHPASTVEDWLQAARPTPLSSFGPCRVPSCSRVAGASNRLCHPHALRWSRSRRTDPPPDLADWARSQEPPADSGRIVAFKGLPDQVITEILAGLQWRTDDHTKTSMIELRALVRHARQLQVSSIFDLLEHTVCGESAHMAALIRALTLAVQRSLTSPEREQQRDRWDLAIFGGKGQINFKVLSQPWLREAAKHWVLEDLPLHRGRQATATSKETVRAIRYLSWSLQHGRPDHGLVLSELDRTDIVRFTNRLAYLERTGEISSKKRYVISTRVRRFLDDVRAFGLTRPTGPVAGLPDDFRLRHSDVSKPPEKFGPGRDLPIPVQRTINANLAELEARAGLDVRRIVEVLIDTGRRPEEACQLPWDCLDTTADGHQVLIYTDSKNNRPNRRLPISVETADLIREHRETVRQRFPNTPLDQLALFPRNQLNPYGSFHVGVPHVSKAHRAFIDSIATQLVDDAGQPFPAAVAVLYAYRHSYVQRHADNGTPPDVLRDLMGHVSMETTMGYYRVTEKRVRQAVNQVSQHQFDSQGRRVFADIAGLVAEEHARLRVGQIAVPFGVCTEPSNVKAGGHACPYKYSCMGCGHFRSDASYLPELKSYLQQLLADRERILAATDVQEWVRAKTAPSDEEIDQLRGLIRRVEDDLNQLSPADQQRIQEAIDVIRRARQTVTLGMPTIGIQGRRP from the coding sequence TTGAGCAGCGGCAGCCGGTTCCGAGTCGAGGCGGTAGCCCCGAACAGCGAACTGGATTTGCTGCGTGCCGCTTTGCGGCCCGACTTCCTGGCCGCAGTCGGCTGGAAGGCCGACGAGCAGATTCTGGCACCCCCGCAGAACCATCCATTGCTCGGCATACGACAGTGCGCACGGAAGGAATGCAGCACCAGCGTCGCCACTCCCGGCCACGATCTATGCCCTGCCTGTCGCCGTGAATTCCGCAGCGGCCACCTGCCCATTGAGAAGTTCCTGAACACGACGAGCGGACGACCGGTACGCGGCGAGAGGTTCTGCCGCGTCTCGGAATGCCCCCGCCCAGCCTTCAAGCGCTTAGGCCTGTGCTCGGCGCACGACTTCCGCTTCCTCCAGCATCCCGCGTCAACCGTCGAGGATTGGCTGCAGGCCGCCAGGCCAACGCCGTTGTCGTCTTTCGGACCATGCCGAGTGCCCTCCTGCTCCCGCGTCGCCGGCGCATCGAACCGGCTTTGCCACCCGCATGCCCTGCGATGGAGCCGGTCCCGGCGGACAGATCCACCACCGGACCTGGCGGATTGGGCACGATCGCAGGAACCGCCCGCCGACAGCGGCCGAATTGTGGCGTTCAAGGGATTACCCGATCAGGTAATCACGGAGATCCTCGCCGGGCTGCAATGGCGGACCGATGACCACACCAAGACCTCCATGATTGAGTTGCGTGCCCTGGTACGCCATGCCCGCCAACTGCAGGTGTCCAGTATCTTCGATCTCCTCGAGCACACAGTATGCGGCGAATCCGCGCACATGGCCGCCTTAATCCGGGCCCTGACTCTCGCCGTGCAACGGAGCCTGACCTCTCCCGAACGAGAGCAACAGCGCGACCGATGGGACCTGGCGATCTTCGGCGGCAAGGGACAGATCAACTTCAAAGTCCTGTCCCAGCCGTGGCTCCGTGAGGCAGCCAAGCACTGGGTGCTGGAGGATCTTCCCCTCCACCGCGGCCGACAAGCCACCGCCACCTCCAAAGAGACCGTCCGGGCCATTCGGTATCTCTCCTGGAGCCTGCAGCACGGCCGCCCGGACCACGGCCTCGTGCTCAGCGAACTCGACCGCACCGACATCGTCCGGTTCACCAACCGTCTGGCATACCTGGAACGCACCGGCGAGATCAGTAGCAAAAAGCGCTACGTCATCAGCACCCGGGTCCGGCGCTTCCTCGATGACGTCCGCGCTTTCGGACTCACCCGCCCGACCGGGCCCGTGGCGGGGCTGCCGGACGACTTCCGGCTACGCCACAGTGATGTTTCCAAGCCACCAGAGAAATTTGGGCCGGGGCGTGATCTTCCCATCCCCGTGCAGCGGACCATCAATGCGAATCTGGCAGAACTCGAGGCACGCGCAGGCCTCGACGTGCGTCGAATTGTTGAAGTGCTGATCGACACGGGCCGCCGCCCCGAGGAAGCATGCCAACTCCCATGGGACTGCCTGGACACTACAGCGGACGGCCATCAAGTACTGATCTACACCGACAGCAAGAACAACCGACCGAACCGTCGCCTCCCTATCAGCGTCGAAACAGCCGATCTCATCCGAGAGCACCGCGAGACCGTCCGTCAGCGCTTCCCGAACACACCGCTGGACCAGCTGGCGCTGTTCCCACGAAACCAACTGAACCCTTATGGCAGCTTCCACGTCGGTGTCCCGCACGTGAGCAAAGCTCACAGGGCATTCATCGATTCCATTGCGACACAGCTCGTCGACGACGCCGGCCAGCCCTTTCCCGCTGCGGTGGCGGTGCTGTATGCCTACCGGCACAGCTACGTCCAACGTCACGCCGACAACGGAACACCTCCCGATGTGCTGCGCGATTTGATGGGGCATGTCTCGATGGAAACCACGATGGGCTACTACCGGGTGACCGAGAAGCGTGTCCGCCAAGCAGTGAATCAAGTTTCCCAGCACCAGTTCGACAGTCAGGGGCGCCGTGTTTTCGCCGACATCGCCGGGCTCGTCGCTGAAGAACATGCACGGCTGCGCGTGGGCCAGATCGCTGTGCCGTTCGGCGTGTGCACCGAGCCTTCAAACGTCAAAGCTGGCGGCCATGCCTGCCCCTATAAGTACAGCTGCATGGGCTGCGGGCACTTCCGCAGCGACGCCTCCTATCTTCCTGAACTAAAGTCCTATCTCCAGCAGCTTCTTGCCGATCGGGAACGGATCCTTGCCGCGACCGATGTGCAGGAATGGGTGCGAGCCAAGACGGCGCCCAGCGATGAAGAAATTGACCAACTGCGCGGTTTGATCCGCCGCGTCGAGGACGACCTCAACCAATTGAGCCCCGCGGACCAGCAACGGATCCAGGAAGCGATCGATGTGATTCGCCGTGCCCGGCAAACGGTCACGCTAGGAATGCCCACCATAGGCATCCAAGGACGGCGGCCATGA
- a CDS encoding site-specific integrase codes for MPSELRYWTVLDPAHRVVVEADDFLLHHRLGRDGAESTSQSYAASLALFFDWAASIRKPWRESAPYLGRFVYWLQHYRPDQIAAGRTEVVRGPRRVNAIMAAVRSFFRHAAAVGQLDPQVLGVVYDSFDSYAVNEAEQGANRPRASARHRLSEPRSPIVNAAGEDVVGLIRAARNARDRFVVIAMWRMGLRRGELAGLRRSDVHFVPDASQLGCGFRGTHLHVVRRMNPNGAWAKSRRQRVVPADWMTVQAYDQYIDERERIDPAGRSDFLLVNLFADPVGTPMRPGGINELLARLSSRAHLTRPVHPHMLRHSFATNVAAHGGTADVLKELLGHAWISSSEVYLHPSPERLRAVVERVPGPRTTGPGQ; via the coding sequence ATGCCTTCGGAGCTGCGTTACTGGACTGTGCTCGATCCAGCCCATCGTGTAGTGGTGGAGGCCGATGATTTCCTGCTGCACCACCGGCTGGGTCGGGATGGTGCGGAGTCCACGAGCCAGTCCTATGCCGCGTCGCTTGCACTGTTCTTTGACTGGGCTGCATCAATTCGTAAGCCGTGGCGGGAGAGTGCCCCTTATCTTGGTCGCTTTGTCTACTGGCTCCAGCACTATCGTCCGGACCAAATAGCCGCCGGTCGCACCGAAGTGGTGCGTGGGCCGCGGCGAGTGAATGCGATCATGGCGGCGGTGCGTAGCTTCTTCCGGCACGCGGCCGCGGTGGGTCAGCTGGACCCGCAGGTGCTGGGAGTGGTCTATGACTCCTTCGACAGCTATGCCGTGAACGAGGCAGAACAGGGTGCCAATCGTCCCCGCGCAAGCGCCCGGCATCGTTTGTCAGAGCCGCGCTCTCCGATCGTGAATGCTGCGGGGGAGGACGTCGTTGGCCTGATCCGAGCGGCCCGTAACGCCCGCGATCGATTTGTTGTCATTGCGATGTGGCGGATGGGTTTGCGCCGGGGCGAGCTGGCCGGGTTACGCCGCTCAGACGTCCACTTCGTGCCTGATGCCTCCCAGCTGGGCTGCGGCTTTCGGGGCACGCACCTGCATGTGGTGCGAAGGATGAATCCGAACGGCGCGTGGGCGAAGTCGCGCAGGCAGCGTGTCGTGCCGGCTGACTGGATGACAGTTCAGGCCTACGACCAGTACATCGATGAGCGGGAACGCATCGACCCTGCCGGGCGGTCGGACTTCCTGCTGGTGAACCTGTTTGCTGATCCCGTTGGGACCCCGATGCGGCCGGGAGGCATCAATGAACTCCTGGCCCGGCTGTCGTCTCGCGCCCACCTAACGCGCCCGGTTCATCCACACATGCTGCGGCATAGCTTCGCCACCAACGTAGCGGCGCACGGCGGCACCGCCGACGTGCTCAAAGAGCTCCTCGGTCATGCCTGGATCTCATCCAGCGAGGTGTATCTGCACCCATCACCTGAACGGCTCCGTGCCGTCGTCGAGCGGGTCCCCGGACCCCGAACGACGGGACCCGGACAGTGA
- a CDS encoding ATP-dependent DNA ligase produces the protein MRRPRQPFRTQQNRVLPDLAAALGAQVPPGVVLDGEAVIWNKDRLDFEALQRRMVTSRAALPALVKEFPAAFAAFDVLAVAGQDVRGVPFAGRRQLLEELAREWAAPLTLSPTTTDPELAKTWLRDLPATGIEGLVFKGGSQTYDASRSWLKLKHKNVLDVVCAAVIGPLTQPQAIIAGLPIDGKLRIVGRSTVLSTRAGREIGRQLRPAQPGHPWPEEISETSLNRFSKDKRPVRLTLVEALVVEVAADVAWSGSSFRHPLSFVRARPELDPAAVELPPPIKDR, from the coding sequence ATGCGACGTCCGCGACAACCTTTTAGGACCCAACAGAACCGGGTCCTGCCTGACCTGGCCGCAGCCCTCGGGGCTCAGGTCCCGCCCGGTGTCGTCCTCGACGGCGAAGCCGTCATATGGAACAAGGATCGGCTGGACTTCGAGGCGCTGCAGCGGCGCATGGTCACGTCCAGGGCGGCTCTGCCGGCGCTGGTGAAGGAGTTCCCGGCCGCCTTCGCGGCGTTCGATGTTCTGGCCGTCGCCGGGCAGGACGTCCGCGGAGTCCCGTTCGCCGGGCGCCGGCAGCTGCTCGAAGAATTGGCCCGGGAATGGGCCGCCCCGCTGACGCTCTCCCCCACCACCACAGACCCGGAACTGGCCAAGACCTGGCTACGGGATCTGCCCGCCACCGGGATTGAAGGATTGGTCTTTAAGGGAGGATCACAGACATATGACGCCTCGCGCTCCTGGTTGAAGCTGAAGCACAAGAACGTACTGGACGTTGTCTGCGCCGCCGTCATAGGACCCTTGACGCAGCCCCAGGCGATCATCGCGGGCTTGCCCATTGATGGGAAGCTGCGGATCGTCGGCCGCTCTACAGTTCTTTCAACCCGCGCAGGACGGGAGATAGGCCGCCAGCTCCGCCCGGCGCAGCCCGGTCATCCGTGGCCCGAAGAGATCAGCGAAACCTCGCTGAACAGATTCAGCAAGGACAAGCGCCCGGTGCGCCTAACGCTGGTCGAAGCGCTCGTGGTCGAAGTCGCGGCCGACGTCGCGTGGTCCGGCAGCTCGTTCCGGCATCCCCTGTCTTTCGTGCGCGCCAGACCCGAGCTGGATCCCGCCGCCGTCGAACTCCCGCCGCCCATCAAGGACCGGTAG
- a CDS encoding DEAD/DEAH box helicase — MKFKLRGYQAVAKRHVLEDIVDALERYVDSGGERVTAVQLTAPTGSGKTVIASAVIESALFGADDFAPNPDWTFLWISDDPSLNEQTSRKFLTASDKISHGTIEIIESSFDQKVLDGGKVYFLNVQKLNSSARLSKEGQGDLREYSFWSTLTNTIEMKPDKLVIMIDEAHVGMKMERSRDTIVSRIIGGAKTGRPPAPVIVGITATPKRFERAMDSIDRRVRATRIGVDQVQESGLLKDGLVLASPEQQAANFNESALLRHAVATVRRYEQEWASYSAQNNEPQVLPALVIQVPNTPSDDEMASIIGVVLESWPGLKTHNICHTFGDHNVLNVGNYSIPYSNPEDIQDDLDIRVVLCKQAITTGWDCPRAEVLLSYRKVEDQDAITQIIGRMIRTPLARRVQQNEALNYVHCFLPRFNKAGVKQIADRLKLGDDSFRQEWVHPESMDQNTLPELVPAVPSTEMTLAGSTLAKRATTVNTGLREELLRRREAEREAAATLFGDEAEEQIARPETTELADPKEELIIVQEEESGTEGGTGVSVITQEAVRLTRNPLVNTGVFEKLLELPSYVIPGVQYRTQVDRLKNFATLLTGGGRSAILQGASKMATDRLLQVLRETRVQLDASRKFQEQSDKLAHFFIENEVTTLFDGSAVLEIDSLEEVEIDSKGVEQLFAQAERRIGRSMADSYLNDRFMDDGDTFTMMMSVAVVAHQPGIKEKLEQVANATIIEWFKEYQTQINKAPAALKAQLDEVRSEATEPEASVISLTDNKPFPVAEVVWPKHLLSSPTGDYPVKLNEWEIHVLDTELQDSSCLAWYRNPSSGSGALTVPYVMAGRHRGLTPDFVFFHQTDDGIVPSILDPHAQSLSDSIPKLRGLAKYAAMHGDQYQRIESIIKINDVFYALNLKDSTVQSAVLSYTDARPEALYLAHAGKY, encoded by the coding sequence ATGAAATTCAAGCTCCGCGGTTATCAGGCAGTTGCCAAACGCCACGTTCTCGAAGACATAGTCGACGCCTTGGAACGCTACGTGGACAGTGGCGGGGAACGTGTCACGGCAGTGCAGCTCACAGCGCCAACCGGTTCGGGTAAGACCGTCATTGCATCCGCCGTCATTGAATCCGCGCTGTTCGGAGCGGATGACTTCGCTCCGAATCCGGACTGGACGTTCCTTTGGATATCCGACGATCCGTCGCTGAATGAACAAACGTCGAGGAAATTTCTCACAGCATCTGACAAGATCTCCCACGGCACCATTGAGATCATTGAGTCCAGCTTCGATCAGAAAGTTCTGGACGGTGGCAAGGTGTACTTCCTCAACGTGCAGAAGCTGAATTCGAGTGCCAGGCTTTCCAAAGAGGGCCAGGGCGATCTGCGCGAGTACTCATTTTGGTCGACTCTGACCAACACAATCGAAATGAAGCCGGACAAGTTGGTGATCATGATCGATGAGGCCCACGTCGGCATGAAGATGGAACGGTCACGTGACACGATCGTTTCCCGGATCATCGGAGGGGCAAAAACTGGCAGGCCACCAGCGCCGGTCATCGTTGGCATCACAGCGACGCCTAAACGCTTCGAGAGAGCCATGGACTCCATCGACCGGCGTGTACGAGCTACCCGCATTGGCGTAGATCAGGTGCAAGAGTCCGGCTTGCTGAAAGACGGATTGGTCCTGGCATCGCCAGAGCAGCAGGCCGCCAACTTCAACGAATCGGCGTTGCTTCGCCACGCCGTCGCCACGGTGCGCCGCTATGAACAGGAATGGGCCTCCTACTCAGCTCAGAATAACGAACCCCAGGTGCTGCCTGCCCTTGTAATTCAGGTTCCGAACACGCCCTCTGACGACGAGATGGCCTCAATTATTGGTGTCGTACTCGAGTCATGGCCAGGCCTCAAAACCCACAACATCTGCCATACGTTCGGCGATCACAATGTATTGAACGTCGGCAACTACTCCATTCCATACTCAAACCCGGAAGACATCCAGGACGACCTGGATATCCGGGTCGTGCTTTGCAAACAGGCCATCACCACTGGCTGGGACTGCCCGCGGGCCGAAGTACTCCTGTCATATCGCAAGGTCGAAGACCAGGACGCCATTACACAGATCATCGGGCGCATGATCCGCACACCTCTGGCCCGGAGAGTGCAGCAAAATGAGGCATTGAACTACGTTCACTGCTTCTTGCCCAGGTTCAACAAAGCTGGAGTCAAACAGATAGCGGACCGGCTCAAGCTGGGCGACGACAGCTTCCGGCAAGAATGGGTTCACCCAGAATCCATGGACCAGAACACCCTTCCGGAGCTTGTCCCTGCCGTCCCCTCCACTGAGATGACACTCGCCGGCAGCACCTTGGCTAAGCGGGCAACGACCGTCAACACGGGCCTGCGCGAAGAATTGCTGCGTCGCAGGGAAGCCGAACGAGAGGCAGCGGCCACTCTCTTTGGTGACGAAGCCGAAGAACAGATCGCACGTCCAGAGACAACTGAGCTCGCCGACCCTAAGGAAGAGCTGATTATTGTCCAAGAAGAAGAGTCGGGGACGGAGGGGGGTACCGGAGTCAGCGTAATCACCCAGGAAGCCGTCCGGCTTACGCGGAACCCTCTGGTCAACACTGGTGTCTTTGAGAAGCTCTTGGAATTGCCGTCGTATGTCATTCCAGGGGTTCAGTACCGCACCCAAGTCGATCGGCTGAAGAACTTCGCCACCCTGCTTACCGGTGGCGGAAGAAGCGCGATCCTCCAAGGCGCGTCCAAGATGGCGACTGATCGGCTGTTGCAGGTGCTGAGAGAGACCAGAGTTCAGCTGGACGCCAGCCGCAAGTTCCAGGAGCAATCTGACAAACTCGCCCACTTCTTCATAGAAAATGAGGTGACCACCCTTTTCGATGGAAGTGCAGTGCTTGAGATTGATTCTTTGGAGGAAGTAGAAATCGACAGCAAGGGCGTCGAGCAGCTCTTTGCCCAAGCTGAGCGTCGTATCGGTCGTTCCATGGCCGACTCGTACCTCAACGATCGATTCATGGACGACGGCGACACGTTCACGATGATGATGTCTGTTGCTGTTGTGGCGCACCAGCCCGGGATAAAGGAAAAGCTCGAACAGGTCGCCAATGCAACCATCATCGAGTGGTTCAAGGAGTACCAGACCCAGATCAACAAAGCCCCGGCAGCGCTCAAGGCTCAACTAGACGAGGTACGCTCTGAGGCCACCGAACCGGAGGCCTCAGTCATCTCCCTGACTGACAACAAGCCCTTCCCCGTGGCTGAAGTTGTGTGGCCTAAGCACCTTCTATCTTCGCCTACTGGGGACTACCCGGTGAAGTTGAATGAGTGGGAAATTCACGTCCTTGACACTGAGCTTCAAGATAGCTCATGTCTTGCCTGGTATCGGAACCCTTCCAGCGGTTCAGGTGCTCTGACCGTCCCGTACGTCATGGCCGGCCGCCACCGGGGTCTTACTCCGGATTTTGTCTTTTTCCATCAAACTGATGATGGCATTGTTCCCTCAATACTGGACCCGCATGCCCAGAGCCTTTCAGATTCCATACCGAAACTGCGAGGACTGGCCAAATACGCAGCTATGCACGGCGACCAGTACCAGCGCATCGAATCCATCATTAAGATCAACGATGTCTTTTATGCTCTCAATTTGAAGGACTCCACAGTTCAAAGCGCGGTGCTTAGCTACACTGATGCCCGCCCTGAAGCCCTGTACCTAGCCCATGCTGGCAAATACTAG
- a CDS encoding site-specific DNA-methyltransferase, with the protein MAHLDTLMAMIPDEKLRSEIQGQVSRLTAKASFGLVFEEHRPESVLLPGFEVTRGGKVVFKDGATPGVWTVLRLVDGLATIVRPGDKAQRSTAKVEDLVVIREFGDPIYPGLQSVGSVARGGDKPFHCVINAENFHAAEMLLYPYERKVDAIYLDPPYNTGAKDWKYNNDYVDGEDAYRHSKWLAFMERRLKLAKRLLNPSNSVLIVTIDEKEYLRLGLLLEQVFPEATIQMITSVIKPSGSTRSSEFSRVDEYVFFVMLGAAGPASTGSDMLRADDAAVAAPNITWHGMRRRGSNDWTRATRPNGFYPVFLSVEDNSFHSLGEPLKLEEDRHAVVPPAGTYAAWPLDPQGREGRWQISPARFMKQLAEGTLVVSSADRATETCSVSYLKSGDVKKIADGDVVVTGRGPDGRVLVEAGGRGLKRPKSVWAMDSHDASTYGTALLSKFIPDRKFPYPKSLYAVEDALRFFILHKKNAVVLDFFSGSGTTAHAVMRLNKQDGGRRRSILVTNNEVSVAEEKSLRLAGHEPGDGAWEALGIFEHVTLPRLMSAIAGRTPDGEPVKGDYKFVDEFPMSDGFEENMEFFKLTYEDNQLVRLGRKFHAIAPILWMRAGAEGERIDQLSEDGWALPKNGYYGVLTDVDQWEAFVDAVNGRDDIRCVFIVSDSQAEFEAINAQIDQGIDSVRLYSDYLQSFEINTRQG; encoded by the coding sequence GTGGCACACCTCGACACGCTGATGGCGATGATCCCTGATGAAAAACTCAGGAGCGAGATCCAAGGGCAAGTCAGTCGACTGACCGCTAAGGCGAGTTTCGGCTTGGTGTTCGAAGAACATCGTCCTGAGTCGGTACTGCTTCCAGGGTTCGAGGTCACCCGCGGTGGCAAGGTGGTGTTTAAAGACGGAGCGACGCCTGGCGTGTGGACGGTCCTCCGGCTCGTTGACGGGCTCGCCACGATCGTAAGGCCCGGTGACAAGGCCCAGCGATCGACCGCGAAAGTTGAGGACCTCGTCGTCATTCGCGAGTTCGGTGATCCTATCTATCCAGGCCTCCAAAGCGTCGGTTCTGTTGCGCGGGGTGGAGACAAACCTTTCCACTGCGTCATTAACGCGGAGAACTTCCACGCGGCAGAGATGCTTTTGTATCCGTATGAGCGGAAAGTTGACGCGATCTATCTCGATCCGCCGTACAACACTGGAGCCAAAGACTGGAAATACAACAACGATTACGTTGACGGTGAGGACGCCTACCGCCACTCAAAGTGGCTGGCTTTCATGGAACGACGTCTCAAGCTAGCTAAGAGACTGCTCAACCCCAGTAACTCGGTTCTCATCGTGACCATCGATGAGAAGGAATATCTGCGTCTGGGGCTGTTGCTAGAACAAGTCTTTCCAGAGGCCACAATCCAGATGATCACATCGGTGATCAAGCCCAGCGGATCGACCAGATCCAGTGAATTTTCACGGGTGGATGAATACGTTTTCTTTGTAATGCTCGGGGCCGCAGGACCCGCCTCGACAGGCAGCGACATGCTGCGGGCCGACGATGCTGCCGTCGCAGCGCCAAACATCACCTGGCACGGTATGCGGCGGAGAGGGAGCAACGACTGGACACGGGCAACGCGACCGAACGGCTTCTACCCCGTCTTTCTGTCTGTGGAAGACAACTCTTTTCATTCCCTGGGAGAGCCACTCAAATTGGAAGAAGACCGTCATGCCGTCGTTCCGCCGGCTGGCACCTATGCGGCATGGCCGCTCGACCCACAAGGGCGCGAAGGTCGCTGGCAAATCAGCCCTGCCCGCTTCATGAAGCAGCTGGCGGAAGGCACCTTGGTAGTTTCATCAGCTGACAGGGCAACAGAGACGTGCTCCGTCTCCTACCTGAAATCCGGGGACGTCAAAAAGATTGCCGACGGTGATGTTGTTGTCACGGGCAGAGGCCCCGACGGCCGGGTCCTGGTCGAAGCGGGAGGACGCGGGCTGAAAAGACCCAAGTCCGTGTGGGCGATGGATTCCCATGATGCCAGCACCTATGGCACCGCGCTGCTCTCCAAGTTCATTCCCGATAGGAAGTTCCCTTATCCGAAGTCCCTCTATGCAGTAGAGGATGCGCTGCGGTTCTTCATTCTCCATAAAAAGAACGCCGTAGTCCTAGACTTCTTTTCTGGCTCCGGCACGACAGCGCACGCGGTCATGCGACTCAACAAGCAGGACGGCGGGCGCAGGCGGTCAATACTCGTAACTAACAACGAGGTTTCCGTCGCGGAAGAGAAGTCGCTAAGGCTCGCGGGACACGAACCTGGAGACGGGGCATGGGAAGCGCTAGGCATATTTGAGCATGTGACCCTCCCGCGCCTTATGTCAGCCATCGCGGGACGCACGCCCGACGGCGAGCCGGTTAAGGGCGATTACAAGTTCGTTGATGAGTTCCCTATGAGCGACGGCTTTGAAGAAAACATGGAGTTCTTCAAGCTCACCTACGAAGACAACCAACTGGTAAGGCTTGGCCGTAAATTCCACGCCATAGCGCCCATCCTGTGGATGCGGGCAGGCGCTGAAGGGGAGCGTATTGATCAACTCTCCGAGGATGGATGGGCCCTTCCCAAGAACGGGTACTACGGCGTTCTAACGGACGTCGACCAATGGGAAGCCTTCGTCGATGCCGTCAACGGACGTGATGACATTCGTTGCGTATTCATCGTCAGCGATTCACAGGCAGAGTTTGAAGCCATCAACGCCCAAATAGACCAGGGCATTGACTCCGTCAGGCTCTACTCGGACTATCTCCAATCGTTCGAAATCAACACGAGGCAAGGCTAG
- a CDS encoding NYN domain-containing protein, which yields MANPTVNVYIDGFNLYYGKLKGQSYKWLDVQGLFEDLMPGYEVKRIKYFTARVKARPSDLQAPARQNAYLRALATLPKVSIHFGQYTVHNVRMALADPNAVPRTVEVIKTEEKGSDVNLAAHLMMDAFRDDADVYLVVSNDSDLTEPLRMTKNLLGKHIGIAKTYEKVSKSLMRCKPDFIRDIRVGALQANQFPDVVTDAHGKITKPTDW from the coding sequence ATGGCAAATCCCACCGTGAACGTCTACATCGATGGCTTCAATCTTTACTACGGCAAGCTGAAGGGCCAATCGTACAAATGGCTGGACGTTCAGGGTCTCTTTGAAGACCTCATGCCTGGGTACGAGGTTAAGCGCATCAAGTACTTCACGGCCCGAGTGAAGGCCCGCCCCAGCGACCTACAGGCCCCCGCACGTCAGAACGCTTATCTGCGCGCGCTGGCGACCCTGCCGAAAGTATCCATCCACTTCGGGCAGTACACGGTCCACAACGTGCGGATGGCGTTGGCTGACCCCAATGCCGTACCCCGCACGGTCGAAGTCATCAAGACTGAAGAAAAGGGATCTGATGTGAACCTTGCGGCCCACCTCATGATGGACGCTTTCCGGGATGATGCCGACGTTTACTTGGTGGTCAGCAACGATTCCGACCTCACCGAACCACTTCGGATGACGAAAAACCTTCTCGGCAAGCACATAGGTATCGCCAAGACGTATGAGAAGGTCAGCAAGTCCCTGATGAGGTGCAAGCCCGATTTCATCAGGGACATTCGTGTTGGAGCCCTTCAGGCTAACCAGTTCCCAGATGTCGTAACTGATGCCCATGGCAAGATCACCAAGCCCACAGACTGGTAG
- a CDS encoding SOS response-associated peptidase — MCGRYVMSKATGDLLSHFEAKEIEGSPPPPSWNVAPTQSVPIVAERLDEGTIDRHLLIARWGLVPSWAKDIKIGSKLINARSESILEKPSFRKAAVKRRAIVPADGYYEWQKTEDGKKIPNYLYSENEPLLGFAGLYEWWADPSLPEDDPGRWLLTCTVLTTTTQDALGHVHDRSPVIIPRDRFAEWLDPDLTDKDGIQHLLDSLPEPTLTPRIVSPGVNSVRNNGPELIEPAEPTAP, encoded by the coding sequence ATGTGCGGTAGATATGTGATGTCCAAGGCCACCGGCGACCTTTTGAGCCACTTTGAGGCTAAAGAGATTGAGGGGAGTCCGCCCCCGCCGAGCTGGAATGTGGCACCCACTCAAAGTGTGCCGATTGTTGCCGAACGTTTGGATGAGGGCACCATCGATCGGCATCTGCTTATTGCCCGCTGGGGCCTGGTGCCATCATGGGCGAAGGACATCAAGATCGGCTCTAAGCTTATTAACGCCCGCAGCGAGAGCATTTTGGAGAAGCCGTCCTTTCGGAAGGCCGCGGTGAAGCGGCGTGCGATCGTCCCTGCGGATGGTTATTACGAGTGGCAGAAGACTGAGGACGGGAAAAAGATCCCGAACTATCTGTACTCCGAGAACGAGCCTTTGCTGGGTTTCGCTGGCCTGTACGAGTGGTGGGCTGATCCGTCGCTGCCCGAGGACGACCCTGGTCGCTGGCTGCTCACCTGCACCGTTCTTACCACCACAACGCAGGACGCCTTGGGGCACGTCCATGACCGTTCCCCAGTGATCATCCCGCGGGACCGGTTTGCTGAATGGCTGGACCCGGACCTGACCGACAAGGACGGCATCCAGCACCTGCTGGACTCTTTGCCGGAACCGACCCTGACACCGCGGATTGTCAGTCCCGGGGTGAACAGCGTGCGTAACAATGGCCCGGAGCTCATTGAGCCCGCCGAGCCTACTGCCCCATAG